One window from the genome of Flavobacterium agricola encodes:
- the argC gene encoding N-acetyl-gamma-glutamyl-phosphate reductase codes for MIKVGIIGGSGYTAGELLRIIQNHPNAQVDFVYSTTNAGKPITTVHQDLFGETDLVFTDTINPEVNVVFLCLGHGQSIDFLSQNAFASHTRIIDLGNDFRLNKDAVWQHKNFVYGLPELNKAKIKNAQFVANPGCFATAIQLALLPLAIHNTLQNELHINATTGSTGAGVKPSATGHHSYRNNNMSHYKAFNHQHIGEITESLQKAQSTFNQPLLFIPNRGDFTRGIFATLYTKVNQDLDTILKWYQDYYKNEPFTHVTTEPIHLKQVVQTNKCIISLEKHGDYLLITSIIDNLVKGASGQAIQNMNLMFGLPENTGLNLKSGNF; via the coding sequence ATGATTAAAGTTGGAATCATAGGAGGTTCTGGATATACCGCAGGCGAATTGCTTCGCATCATTCAAAACCATCCTAACGCACAAGTCGACTTTGTTTATTCAACTACAAATGCTGGTAAACCCATTACAACGGTTCATCAAGATTTGTTCGGCGAAACAGATTTAGTTTTTACTGATACAATTAACCCAGAAGTTAATGTAGTGTTCTTATGCTTAGGTCATGGTCAATCTATAGATTTTTTATCTCAGAACGCCTTTGCTTCTCACACCCGTATAATTGATTTAGGCAATGATTTTCGCTTAAATAAAGATGCGGTATGGCAACATAAAAATTTTGTTTACGGGTTACCAGAATTAAATAAAGCTAAAATTAAAAACGCGCAGTTTGTTGCCAATCCGGGTTGTTTTGCAACAGCTATTCAATTGGCATTATTGCCATTAGCCATTCATAATACATTACAAAACGAACTACATATTAATGCAACAACCGGAAGCACGGGGGCAGGCGTAAAACCTTCGGCAACAGGGCATCATAGCTATCGCAACAACAACATGTCGCATTATAAAGCTTTTAACCACCAACATATTGGTGAAATTACAGAAAGTTTACAAAAAGCGCAAAGCACATTTAATCAACCGTTGCTATTTATACCTAATCGTGGCGATTTTACACGTGGTATTTTTGCAACCTTATATACCAAAGTAAATCAGGATTTAGATACCATTTTAAAATGGTACCAAGATTATTACAAAAACGAACCTTTTACGCATGTAACTACCGAACCAATTCATTTAAAACAAGTGGTACAAACCAACAAATGCATTATTTCGTTAGAAAAACACGGTGATTATTTACTAATTACCTCAATTATTGACAACTTAGTAAAAGGAGCTTCAGGACAAGCTATTCAAAACATGAATTTAATGTTTGGATTACCTGAAAACACAGGTTTAAATTTAAA